The proteins below are encoded in one region of Ricinus communis isolate WT05 ecotype wild-type chromosome 6, ASM1957865v1, whole genome shotgun sequence:
- the LOC107261523 gene encoding acanthoscurrin-2-like, translating to MSLGTLGVGGDTGGSTSTVGGASFGVSWGGSVGGEKVSGAGDVEVGGGNVGGSEGGKVVLGADFLGGLVGAKKLFGGDLFGVLLGAKDLFGGDFDGGLEGAKKLFGGDLVGGLVGAKKLFGGDFDGGLEGAKKLFGGDFFGGLEGAKEDFGDDFGGIVGVNVDPLGGEFDDMGAGGASGCEMGGGVEVGKGGKGGNLGLGRGGKA from the coding sequence ATGTCCCTCGGCACTCTTGGAGTTGGTGGCGATACTGGTGGCTCAACTTCCACGGTTGGGGGAGCAAGTTTTGGAGTTTCCTGGGGTGGTTCGGTGGGCGGCGAGAAAGTATCCGGAGCCGGAGATGTTGAGGTTGGTGGTGGCAATGTTGGTGGTTCAGAGGGAGGCAAGGTAGTTCTTGGAGCTGATTTTCTTGGCGGGTTAGTGGGTGCCAAGAAACTCTTTGGAGGTGATCTTTTTGGTGTGTTACTGGGTGCCAAGGACCTCTTTGGAGGTGATTTTGATGGCGGTTTAGAGGGTGCCAAGAAACTCTTTGGAGGTGATCTTGTTGGTGGTTTAGTGGGTGCCAAGAAACTCTTTGGAGGTGATTTTGATGGCGGTTTAGAGGGAGCCAAGAAACTCTTTGGAGGTGATTTTTTTGGTGGCTTGGAGGGAGCCAAGGAAGATTTTGGAGATGATTTTGGTGGCATTGTAGGTGTCAATGTAGATCCACTAGGAGGTGAGTTTGATGACATGGGAGCTGGTGGTGCTTCCGGTTGCGAAATGGGTGGTGGTGTGGAAGTTGGAAAGGGTGGCAAAGGAGGCAATTTAGGCCTAGGTAGAGGAGGCAAAGCATGA